A part of Rhinoderma darwinii isolate aRhiDar2 chromosome 1, aRhiDar2.hap1, whole genome shotgun sequence genomic DNA contains:
- the RIMOC1 gene encoding RAB7A-interacting MON1-CCZ1 complex subunit 1 isoform X1 yields MASSCSTEWERRAGVLRGRCEGLQGGGRADALLLKALAALRMLSDKCQEEAQSSDRSSCLGLYSQALLDITFLEENQLVDEEFPGDDSLQKVRELVQILSEPERLLGESHQQTLVLDIEVVECLLWRRGALLYMYCHTVGERERWELKDPGTFHQCLQDGVYYLRKMLHIRSPIQLDDNVSFSDLSTATLLEKGIFSDNHVLALMYCGEMCYWALRYCRDVEQNSPHRLEPPTPNQGLHFKDIGEKVLDTYVGVCEGSLSGQGWNTDNAKKILQYLKEDMV; encoded by the exons ATGGCGTCCTCCTGCAGTACGGAGTGGGAGAGGCGAGCGGGGGTTTTGCGGGGAAGATGCGAGGGGCTGCAAGGAGGAGGACGCGCGG ACGCCCTTTTATTGAAGGCTTTAGCTGCGCTGCGGATGTTGAGTGACAAGTGCCAGGAGGAGGCGCAGAGTTCTGACAGGTCCTCGTGTTTGGGACTTTACAGTCAG GCGTTATTAGACATTACATTCTTGGAAGAAAATCAGCTGGTGGATGAAGAATTCCCAGGAGACGATTCTCTGCAGAAAGTGAGAGAACTTGTACAAATCTTATCAGAACCTGAGCGTCTGCTTGGAGAAAGTCACCAGCag ACTTTAGTTCTTGACATAGAAGTTGTGGAATGTCTGCTCTGGAGGCGAGGAGCGCTGCTGTATatgtactgccatacagtagGAGAGAGGGAAAGATGGGAACTAAAGGATCCAGGAACCTTCCACCAG TGTCTTCAAGATGGCGTTTATTACCTACGGAAAATGCTCCATATACGGAGTCCTATCCAGCTGGATGACAATGTTTCGTTTTCGGACCTAAGCACTGCCACTCTGTTGGAGAAAG GGATCTTCAGTGACAACCACGTGCTGGCTCTGATGTACTGCGGGGAGATGTGTTACTGGGCGCTGAGATATTGCCGGGACGTGGAGCAGAATTCTCCCCACAGATTGGAACCGCCGACTCCAAATCAAGGTCTCCACTTTAAAGACATTGGGGAGAAGGTACTGGACACTTATGTCGGGGTATGTGAGGGGTCCCTGTCAGGACAAGGATGGAACACGGATAATGCAAAGAAGATCCTACAGTATCTCAAGGAAGACATGGTGTGA
- the RIMOC1 gene encoding RAB7A-interacting MON1-CCZ1 complex subunit 1 isoform X2 — translation MLSDKCQEEAQSSDRSSCLGLYSQALLDITFLEENQLVDEEFPGDDSLQKVRELVQILSEPERLLGESHQQTLVLDIEVVECLLWRRGALLYMYCHTVGERERWELKDPGTFHQCLQDGVYYLRKMLHIRSPIQLDDNVSFSDLSTATLLEKGIFSDNHVLALMYCGEMCYWALRYCRDVEQNSPHRLEPPTPNQGLHFKDIGEKVLDTYVGVCEGSLSGQGWNTDNAKKILQYLKEDMV, via the exons ATGTTGAGTGACAAGTGCCAGGAGGAGGCGCAGAGTTCTGACAGGTCCTCGTGTTTGGGACTTTACAGTCAG GCGTTATTAGACATTACATTCTTGGAAGAAAATCAGCTGGTGGATGAAGAATTCCCAGGAGACGATTCTCTGCAGAAAGTGAGAGAACTTGTACAAATCTTATCAGAACCTGAGCGTCTGCTTGGAGAAAGTCACCAGCag ACTTTAGTTCTTGACATAGAAGTTGTGGAATGTCTGCTCTGGAGGCGAGGAGCGCTGCTGTATatgtactgccatacagtagGAGAGAGGGAAAGATGGGAACTAAAGGATCCAGGAACCTTCCACCAG TGTCTTCAAGATGGCGTTTATTACCTACGGAAAATGCTCCATATACGGAGTCCTATCCAGCTGGATGACAATGTTTCGTTTTCGGACCTAAGCACTGCCACTCTGTTGGAGAAAG GGATCTTCAGTGACAACCACGTGCTGGCTCTGATGTACTGCGGGGAGATGTGTTACTGGGCGCTGAGATATTGCCGGGACGTGGAGCAGAATTCTCCCCACAGATTGGAACCGCCGACTCCAAATCAAGGTCTCCACTTTAAAGACATTGGGGAGAAGGTACTGGACACTTATGTCGGGGTATGTGAGGGGTCCCTGTCAGGACAAGGATGGAACACGGATAATGCAAAGAAGATCCTACAGTATCTCAAGGAAGACATGGTGTGA